In Parageobacillus sp. KH3-4, the genomic window TGCTTTGTTTTTTGCATTTGGATGACCCCTTTCTATCGTGTTTTAAACAAAAAGATCTTTTAAAGCATCTTCCGGTTTAGGATAATCGCTTTCGCGCGCGAACTGATAGGCGGCTTCGACTTCCTGCTTTGCCTTATTTTCCAATTCAATCAGTCGCTGTTCTTCTATTCCATGTTCTTTCATTAAAATCTGGCGCATGCGGACAATTGGGTCTTTTTCTCTTAACAAAGTCACTTCGTTTTTATCGCGGTACACTTCCGGATCTCCTTGGAAATGCCCTAAATAACGGTAAGTTTCGATTTCAATAATGGATGGCCCTTCTCCCTTTCTCGCCCGTTCCACCGCTTCTTTTGAAACATGGTACATTTCGATCGGGTCATTATCTTTCACATAATATCCTTTCATTCCATAAGCAACCGCTCTTATATCATTGGATGGAACGGACGTGGATGCGGATTTAGGGACAGAAATTCCGTATTGATTGTTCTCAATCACGACAATCAGAGGCAAATTCCAAAGTGCTGCCATATTTAAAGATTCATGGAAAGCACCTTGGTTGGCCGCCCCTTCCCCAATAAAAGCGACAGCTACCCAATCCGTTCCTTTTTTCTTTGCCGCGAGTGCTGCGCCAAGCGCATGGGGAATGCCAGCTCCGACAATTCCGCCGCAAGAGAATTTGACATCTGGATCAAATAAGTGCATATGCCCGCCTTTGCCTTTTCCAAGTCCAGTCACTTTTCCAAAGATTTCGGCGGTCATTCTGTTTAAGTCAACGCCTTTTGCGATCGCATGATGGTGCGGACGGTGCGGAGACGTGACCGTATCTTCTTTCTTTAGATGAACACATATGCCGACGGCAGCCGGTTCCTGCCCTGTTGCCAGATGCATTTCACCCGGTACAGGCCCCGCACCGATATTAAAGACAGGATTTTTTCCTTCGGCATAAGCTTCTGCCATTTTGTCTTCGTAATAGCGAATTTTGTACATGGTTTCGTACATCCAAATAAGATGATCGATAGAAATCGCCAACTTGCTCTCCTCCTTTATTTTTAAAAATAAAGCGTTTTCATTTATATAAAAATGCAAAAAACGTGCCAATATAGAAGGATGCATGAAGAAATTTACCGTAAATCATTCATCATTCTATTTAAAAAATTGAAAGATTTTCTTTGTGAGATCATCAACTTTATAATAAAAAGCAACAAAATGTCCCATTTTGGAACACTTTGTTGCTACATATTGATACAATTTGATACAAAATGAAACAATATTAATACAGCTTAATAAGCGATGTTAAATTTTCTCATTTGCCGATAAAAAGTGCTTCTGGAAATTCCTAAATGCTTGGCCGCTTTGGAAATATTCCCGTTGCATAAACGTAATGCCTGAATAATGGACTGTTTTTTAATATCGTCTCTATGCACCGACATCTCCTCTTTTTTCAAACTTGGAAACATTTGAAACATTTCTTCCGGCAAATCGTTTGCGGATAAAATGGAGTTCG contains:
- a CDS encoding thiamine pyrophosphate-dependent dehydrogenase E1 component subunit alpha, with the protein product MAISIDHLIWMYETMYKIRYYEDKMAEAYAEGKNPVFNIGAGPVPGEMHLATGQEPAAVGICVHLKKEDTVTSPHRPHHHAIAKGVDLNRMTAEIFGKVTGLGKGKGGHMHLFDPDVKFSCGGIVGAGIPHALGAALAAKKKGTDWVAVAFIGEGAANQGAFHESLNMAALWNLPLIVVIENNQYGISVPKSASTSVPSNDIRAVAYGMKGYYVKDNDPIEMYHVSKEAVERARKGEGPSIIEIETYRYLGHFQGDPEVYRDKNEVTLLREKDPIVRMRQILMKEHGIEEQRLIELENKAKQEVEAAYQFARESDYPKPEDALKDLFV